Proteins encoded in a region of the Nicotiana tomentosiformis chromosome 9, ASM39032v3, whole genome shotgun sequence genome:
- the LOC104085276 gene encoding E3 ubiquitin-protein ligase UPL5-like translates to MTYHIQFKRQFDDYAAGAGAALPPAVRMRKDETLPSSCPPSTRIQFFVRLFSGVNKTLVLQADSTDTVSSVHRKIELITGIPALTKSFGVPGIHQRLIYRGKQLHLEQTLAGCDVQHDASLQLVGRMRSTRHPLTWKLMSELIAVISNSTEGRLIKKMLSKILTMTPKDETKSEEYLRIFIYSSVPAHLVKLYVAPSNSEFNNKDTADECIREFIKLCKKLLSDSIYAQCVHIVLEFCKLLRGAAGVDDALYGFCRSSLADIMDWYDTDAMDVLPLQDSFPLVRELAARLSCTLELSVGSAEFVGLSCSDVHEFIEFMHPVRSALLCQEAFDCPFTFPLLEKGNGEAGSKRFEMHNYKEKIEGLHHIFCDLLDKLELCLEKLETRLGLKEKEKDEPNVLCWSQYLVILEALHRISKMYKGLEEGFWKKMRQRKVSLCFLIVRLSKRSRDYQWILENKKIVNFEVRRDFAMMMLREGSGKNEELYEMLIDRSHLLEESFEYIRHAGPRVLGHNLFLKFKNEEATGPGVVREWFYLVIQVIFNPQNALFVSCPKDCRRFFPNPASKVDPLHLEYFVFAGRMIALALLHKIQISIVFDRVFFLLLAGASDVGLFYFKLAGKNISLEDIKDADPYLYSSCKKILEMDPEMVDQDTLGLTFACEIEELGSRKVVELCPRGKDTVVNSENRNKYVNLLIQHHFVTSIAPQVTHFARGFADIITHPWLRRSFFRILDPEDLDLILHGSKSDVSVEDWRAHTDYKGYKENDPQISWFWKIVTGMSAEQRKVLLFFWTSIKSLPVEGFGGLASRLYIYKTSESYDCLPSSHTCFYQLCFPPYPSMDVMQNRLHIITQDHIGCSFGTA, encoded by the exons ATGACGTATCACATTCAGTTCAAACGCCAGTTTGATGATTATGCCGCCGGCGCCGGCGCCGCCTTACCTCCCGCCGTCAGAATGCGGAAAGACGAAACTCTCCCTTCCTCCTGTCCTCCGTCAACTCGCATTCAGTTCTTCGTCCGTTTATTTTCTGGTGTCAACAAAACCCTAGTCCTTCAAGCAGATTCCACCGACACAGTTTCATCAGTTCACAGAAAAATCGAGTTGATCACCGGAATTCCAGCATTGACGAAGTCTTTCGGAGTACCAGGAATCCATCAACGGTTAATATACAGAGGTAAACAGCTTCACCTGGAGCAAACCCTCGCTGGCTGCGATGTACAACACGACGCGAGCTTACAACTCGTCGGGCGAATGCGAAGCACGCGCCACCCGCTGACGTGGAAGCTGATGAGTGAATTAATTGCAGTCATTTCTAATAGTACCGAAGGCCGTCTAATTAAGAAGATGCTTAGCAAAATTCTCACAATGACTCCAAAGGATGAAACTAAATCTGAGGAATATCTTCGAATATTCATCTACTCATCTGTGCCTGCGCATTTGGTAAAGCTTTATGTCGCTCCTTCTAATTCTGAATTTAATAACAAAGACACAGCTGATGAATGCATTCGTGAATTCATAAAATTGTGTAAGAAACTATTATCGGATAGCATATATGCGCAATGTGTTCATATAGTGTTAGAGTTTTGTAAGCTTCTGAGAGGTGCTGCTGGTGTTGATGATGCTTTGTATGGCTTTTGTCGGAGTAGTTTAGCGGATATAATGGATTGGTATGACACGGACGCTATGGATGTGTTACCATTGCAGGATTCTTTTCCTTTAGTCCGTGAGTTAGCAGCTAGGTTATCGTGTACTTTAGAATTGAGTGTTGGATCGGCTGAGTTTGTGGGGTTATCATGTAGCGATGTGCATGAGTTTATTGAGTTCATGCATCCTGTAAGGAGTGCATTACTGTGTCAAGAAGCATTTGATTGTCCGTTCACTTTTCCTTTATTGGAGAAAGGTAACGGTGAAGCAGGAAGTAAAAGATTTGAGATGCACAATTACAAAGAAAAAATTGAAGGTTTGCATCATATTTTCTGTGATTTGCTGGACAAATTGGAGCTGTGTTTAGAGAAACTGGAAACCCGACTGGGtttgaaagagaaagaaaaagatgaGCCTAATGTACTCTGTTGGTCTCAGTATCTTGTAATTCTAGAGGCATTACATAGGATTTCAAAAATGTATAAGGGTTTGGAGGAAGGCTTTTGGAAGAAGATGAGGCAAAGAAAAGTTTCATTGTGCTTTCTCATAGTTAGACTCTCAAAAAGGTCTAGAGATTATCAGTGGATTCTTGAGAACAAGAAGATCGTCAATTTTGAGGTAAGGCGGGATTTCGCCATGATGATGTTGCGAGAAGGGAGCGGCAAGAATGAGGAACTATATGAGATGCTCATTGACAGGTCCCATTTGTTGGAAGAATCATTTGAGTACATTAGACATGCAGGTCCTAGAGTGCTGGGCCAcaatttatttttgaaattcaAGAACGAAGAAGCTACTGGACCTGGTGTGGTGAGGGAGTGGTTTTACTTGGTAATTCAAGTCATTTTCAACCCTCAGAATGCTCTCTTTGTTTCTTGCCCGAAAGACTGTAGAAGGTTTTTCCCAAATCCAG CATCTAAGGTGGACCCACTGCACCTTGAGTATTTTGTCTTCGCTGGCAGGATGATTGCATTGGCCTTATTGCATAAAATACAAATCAGCATTGTGTTTGATCGCGTGTTCTTTTTGCTACTAGCTGGAGCTTCTGATGTTGGTTTATTCTATTTCAAATTAGCTGGAAAGAATATTTCATTGGAAGACATTAAGGATGCAGATCCATACTTGTACAGTAGCTGCAAGAAGATACTGGAGATGGATCCGGAGATGGTGGATCAAGATACTCTAGGCCTGACATTTGCTtgtgaaattgaagaattggggtcCAGGAAAGTGGTTGAGCTTTGCCCCCGTGGGAAAGATACCGTAGTGAACAGTGAGAACAGGAATAAATATGTTAATCTTCTTATCCAACACCACTTTGTCACTTCAATTGCTCCGCAGGTAACCCATTTTGCTCGAGGTTTTGCCGACATAATTACTCACCCATGGCTCCGAAGATCCTTTTTCCGGATCTTAGATCCTGAAGATCTTGACTTGATTCTTCATGGGAGCAAAAGTGATGTTTCTGTAGAAGATTGGAGAGCACATACGGATTATAAAGGCTACAAAGAAAATGATCCTCAAATATCCTGGTTTTGGAAG ATAGTTACCGGTATGTCTGCTGAGCAGAGAAAGGTGCTTCTCTTCTTCTGGACGTCAATCAAGTCTCTTCCTGTAGAGGGTTTTGGTGGTTTGGCTTCTAGACTATACATCTATAAAACCTCGGAGTCTTATGATTGCTTGCCTTCCTCGCACACATGCTTCTACCAACTGTGTTTTCCTCCTTATCCGTCCATGGATGTAATGCAAAATCGACTTCACATAATCACCCAAGATCATATTGGTTGCAGCTTTGGTACCGCGTGA
- the LOC104085277 gene encoding protein DETOXIFICATION 14-like gives MEEALLLPEKRTTLKTATTWDTYKEAMKKVSYIALPMLMVNLSQHLVRIGSMMMIGHLGELSLSGASVATSLTNVTGFSLVLGMASALETLCGQAYGAEQYNKLGIYTTGAMISLLMVCIPISILWLFVDKILIFMGQDPLISIEAAKYSIWLIASVFPFTILQALIRYLQTQSLILPMVLTSVATLCFHVPICWLLIFKLNLGSCGAAVAIGLSYWCNVLLLGLYVKYSSSCEKTRICFSSQEVLASIREFFPLAIPSACMVCLEWWTFEIVILLAGLLPKPQLETSVLSICMSVASTLYFIPFSLGAGASTRVSNELGAGNPEGAKLAIRATLTISMAAAIICSSVLFCCRNILGYAFSNEKEVVDYLRDMTPFLCVLIVSDCIQAVLSGVARGSGWQHLGAYVNLGSFYLAGIPIAILSGFVFHFQGKGLWFGLNVGNLMQSLLLSLITSFTDWKKQASMARERIFY, from the exons ATGGAAGAAGCTCTGCTGCTGCCCGAAAAGAGAACAACGTTGAAAACTGCAACAACATGGGATACGTATAAAGAAGCAATGAAGAAGGTGAGTTACATAGCATTACCAATGTTAATGGTCAATCTTTCACAGCATCTTGTAAGAATTGGGTCAATGATGATGATTGGCCATTTGGGTGAGCTTTCACTATCTGGAGCTTCTGTTGCCACTTCTCTCACAAATGTTACTGGCTTTAGTCTTGTT TTAGGAATGGCTAGTGCTTTAGAGACTCTCTGCGGGCAAGCTTATGGTGCTGAACAATACAATAAATTAGGAATCTACACTACTGGGGCTATGATATCTCTCCTTATGGTTTGCATACCAATATCTATACTATGGTTATTTGTTGACAAAATTCTAATATTCATGGGACAAGATCCTCTTATTTCCATAGAAGCAGCCAAATACTCAATTTGGCTCATCGCTTCAGTATTTCCTTTCACGATTTTGCAAGCATTAATACGGTATTTGCAGACGCAAAGCTTGATTCTTCCTATGGTACTGACCTCTGTTGCAACTCTCTGTTTTCACGTGCCTATTTGTTGGTTATTAATATTCAAGCTGAACTTGGGAAGTTGTGGAGCTGCAGTTGCAATTGGTTTGTCTTATTGGTGCAATGTATTACTGCTTGGTTTGTATGTGAAATACTCTTCATCTTGCGAAAAGACTCGTATTTGTTTCTCATCACAAGAAGTTTTGGCTAGCATAAGAGAATTCTTCCCTTTGGCTATTCCTTCTGCTTGCATGGTTTG TCTTGAGTGGTGGACATTTGAGATAGTGATACTGCTTGCTGGTCTCTTGCCAAAGCCCCAGCTTGAGACTTCAGTGCTTTCAATATG CATGTCGGTTGCTTCCacactttatttcataccatttTCCCTTGGCGCTGGAGCAAG CACTAGAGTTTCAAATGAACTAGGAGCCGGGAATCCTGAGGGAGCAAAATTGGCTATTAGGGCAACACTTACAATTTCAATGGCAGCTGCGATAATTTGCAGCAGTGTTCTTTTTTGTTGCCGTAATATTCTGGGATATGCATTCAGTAATGAGAAGGAAGTTGTGGATTATCTAAGGGATATGACTCCTTTTCTTTGTGTCTTGATTGTATCAGACTGCATTCAAGCTGTACTTTCTG GAGTTGCAAGAGGAAGCGGGTGGCAGCATTTGGGAGCATATGTTAATCTTGGGTCATTTTATCTTGCTGGAATACCTATTGCCATATTATCTGGCTTTGTATTTCACTTCCAAGGAAAGGGCCTTTGGTTTGGACTAAATGTGGGAAATCTAATGCAATCTCTTCTGCTTTCCTTGATAACAAGTTTTACAGATTGGAAAAAGCAG GCATCAATGGCTAGGGAAAGAATATTTTATTAA